From Melospiza melodia melodia isolate bMelMel2 chromosome 2, bMelMel2.pri, whole genome shotgun sequence:
TGCCTTCTCAGGGCTCTGAATCAGTAGCTTCTACAAACTCTGTGACTGTGTTTGGTCATATTCTGTTGTGGTGGGTTCACCCTTGAAGTTTTATGATTTTTCGAATTTTATGGTGAGAAATAAAACTCagtctcaccatgggctgcaggggaatctctgctctggcacctggagtaCCTTCTCCCCCTCCCTTGTTGACCTTAGGGTCTGCAAGGCTTCTGCTTTCAAACATTCTCACTCCTTGCTTCTGGCAGCAGTTCCCCAcaggttttttccccctccctgtctGTAGGGAGGTGCTACTGTCATTGATGTTGGGCTCAGCATTGGCCAGTGGTGGGTCtgtcttggagccagctggcattggctctgttggCATTGGGAGGTTtctggcagctcctcagagaagcCATCCCTGTAGCCCCATAGCTACCACACAAACCCCATACATCCCTGTGCACTGTCTGTGGTGCTGGCCTCTGATGCTCATCCACATGCCTCTCTCTGCTGCTCTAAGAGAGACCACAAGTCTCCCAAGCCTGGAAACTACTGAGGGCTTAACCAGGGAGAGGCTTCCTTCTGCAGATTTCTCCCCTGTTCCCCCAAAAAGGGCCAGATACCCCACGATCAGATTGTAATATCGAGGATGGCAGTTCTGGATTCTGTCAAAATCATGGGCTTCCCACTTTGTACACCAGCCCTTACCTCAGGTGGTGAAATAGATGGTGTTTCTCCAGAAGTACATGAGATGATGTTTGGTAGTAAATCTTTAGCTGCTTGGCTTGCTGCAGGAAATTTAGATGCTGCAACTCTTCTTGGAAATCCCTGAGCCAAAGCAGCTGCAACAGGCTTTTTAAGGTCTTGACACCCTGTTGCGGTGAGCTGCAGTTTTAGAGTACAAGTGGTTGCATTGTTTACTTAGGCCAAACACTTGTAAATAAAAATAGGAGTCTCCTGGGTCTTGTACTCTGAAAGTAGGAGTGATTTCCTCCAGGACTGGAGTTGAAATAACATGTTCAGCAGCTGGCATGCCCTCTGAAAGGCTTTTACCAAGTTTTTGACTGGTAGTAGCTGAAGTTTGGTGAGACTGGGTTGCTTGTCTTTTTGTGCTTGGGTAGCGAAAATAATTTCAACCTTATGATtctttttgtgttcttttctgGATCAAACCAGAGGTCTTTGATTCTTTATCTTTAGGAATTAGTAGCTGCCACAATTAAATATGTTTTAGAGGATTTGAGTGTTAAATTCACACAATTTTGAAGCAATTCCAGGACCTAAAATAAATGTGGATTAAGCTGTGATGTGAATTCATTTTTCTTGTCATCATTATGTAGTTATGAGCCATTTTCTGGTTGTCAGGTCTGCCTGCCTCTGTGGTTATAAGCTGTGTTTGTATATGAGCATCTATGTGATAGGTATTAGCTGAATATCTTCAAAGAGTGCCTGCACTCTCTACTCATAAGTGTTGCATCTGTTCCCTCTTTGATCTTTCCTCTAGTTGTGGCAAGATTGTAGGAACATTTTCAAGTTGAATTTGAAGCAAGAAATAAGAGAGACTGTTTCATACATGGTGTGCTGAAATGGATGGAAAGTGGTGAGGTGATGGCTCATGAGTGAGCAGAGATGTAGCCTGCCTCAGTTCAGACAGTGCCAGAGCACAGGTTGTGTGGGGGTCTTACTGAGAGCATTTAATCTCCCCAGAGAACTACTGGCCCTATAAGTATTGTCTTCAAGTAATTTGCTAATGTCAGTAGTGGCCGTGAAAAAGAAATGCTGAGATTGCTTCTTATGTGGAGTACTTACCCTGGAAATGCTTTTGAGGCATCTTTAGTTCAACTGTAGTCCTGCAGTGCACTCTCTGGACAGTTGACTGAGAAGATCTGAACGTGTCTGTGTCTGGAGATAGAGAAAGAAATGTGGCTGTTCCCTAAAAGTGCAGTATGGGCTGTGGTCTTGTTTATGGCCAGAATTTGAATGTGTGTGTGGAGCTTATAGTAATTGATCTTAATGCTGACAGTGAGATTAAAACCACACTCCCCCAATTCTGTGGATTGGGCaaaacactggaacagattgtctgCAGAGGTGGCAGATGCCCTGTTCCTGGAAACATTCGAGATGAGTTTGGAGAAGGCTCTCAACCACCTGGTTTAGTGGagaggtccctttcaacctaaaccaccctgtgattctgggattctctgggtAGGTGGTTGCATGAAATTCATTTTCTGTTAGAAAACAGGTCAAAAATAGACATtggaatattttatttctattttgtcAGTAAAGTTTTTTGCAGTGGCTCCTGGTGCTTGCGTGGATGTTCAGGCAGCCCAGTGCTGACCTGCAGCCTGCTTGCTGCCCCTCGCAGTGCTGTCTTACATGAtgggcagcactgctgggcaggggctgttTGCTTGGCTCTGTGGCCTCTCTTGTAGTGACAGTCCAGTAATCTGCATAATACTTTCTGCTataaacaagaaaaaatatttagggaatctaaatatttaatatttagatATATAAGTTGGATATATAATTTCTAACAGGATTTGTCACAGATGATACAGTAAGATACATTCTTGCTGTGTAGTTTGAGCTGCAGGCTGCAGCTGAACAGGTAGCTGAGGGAACATTCATTTCAGAATAAAAGCCTTGGCCCAGCTTCATGTCAATCTTTAGTTTAAACAGAATGTTTTCCTTAGTATTTTCATACTAAAAATTCTGTCAGACTTAAAAGGTTAATAAAAGGGCTTTGAGACTGACCACATAGATACACATTGGCACAAAGAGTTGTGCCAGTAACTGTGAATGGCAGAAGATAAGTTACCTGGAATACCTTTGTTTTGAATGAAAAAAATTCATCAGAATGATTCTTTCATTCAAAAGAAAAAGCTGGTTCCTGTATATAGTGCCTTTGTCCTCAATGTTTATCCAGGTTTTTGCCTTTTAACACCTTTGTATAACAGCTCATTACATTATTCTTGCAGTTAATGCTTAAGTAAAGCCGAACTGAAATATTTAGTACCTCTATGTAGTGGGTTTATAAACAAACAAGTGTGCAAACACAGCTGTCACTCTGTAGAACATGCTTTTCTGCCTCAAGTTTGATTAGTGGCTCTGTGAATTATCAGTCTTtgggggaagagaagggaaatTGTTTTGGAGACTGGAGCTCTGGGTTGTTTTTTCACTGCTGTATAAAGCCAGAAAGTTATTTGATAACTTTCACATTGGGAATTTCAGTGTATCTTGTTTAAACAATGTTTTCATCTTGTTGGAGGTTTACAAAGAGATGTGTGCTTTCCCTGTTAACCTTTTCCTTTGAAAAAGAGTTTCAAAAGTGGTCTTTTAAGTTTTTGTGATTAAAAGATGAAATTACTTCAGTTTTATTTAAAGGTATCTCAGGGGCATCATACAACCTTTCCTCCTTTATTAGGAAGGTGGCTAGATgttcaaaaattcttttcttgTAAGAGTGTAAGTTACAGATTTTAGCAAAAATACCATTAGTGGTCTAAATAAAGCAAGTCTTCTGTTGCTTTATAATGATATGTCTTTGTAGACTCTTTTGTAGTGCAGAATCTTGGAGGATCGTGTACACAAAGCAACCTACTGTCTAGGGTGTTTTTACAATTGAAGAGAAAGGGTCTTGTGTATTGCTGTGTGTGTTTGGCTGTGACCTGAGTTCAGATACCCATTGTGAAAGTAAGAATAGCAAGATCAATTTAAATGATAAGCATAAGCTTTTGACTGCTGTATTTATGCCTGTACAGGCAAAGCATCAGCAGTCATTCTAATGCTCAAGTCTCCATTTATCCTTAAGTTGTAAGATGAACTCACGGTTTTGTGCAAGCTCAATATTGTAGGCTTCAGGAAGGAAAAATAATGGTTTCGTTAGTAACACTATTATTTTGATTTAACTTTGACTAGAAAAAAATgaaagagctggaacagaagctTTATGAGGAAGAACATGCAAGGAAGCTTGTTCAGGAAAAAGCAGCTGAGGTAACCAACAGGAAATTTCTTTTGTACTGGTATGCACTGTAattagctcttttcctttttatcaACTTTCTAGCTAAGCTTACTGAAAGTGCCCCCCATATGCCTCACAGACTTGTGAATCCTGgtttcagtcttttttttccttctttttttgtttttccttctgccGGAGGTACTAAATGTTCTGAAGTTTTCCGAGCTTTTTGGAAACCTATCACCACATGTGCACTGCAACTTTGACTTCTTTGCTAAAAGTTGGAGAGGAGGAGTAGAAATTCAGACTAATCCATAATTGAGTATGCATGGCaaccttttaaaatattaaagtcAACAAATGGGCCCCCTTGTTCATAATTGTAATTAAAATGCTgtatgggaaagcaaaaaagAGGCAACATACTCTTGATTATGAGCCCTTAAGGATGCTGAGTGGTCTTCTAACTTGAAAGTATTGTATTTATTAAGCATTCATTGTGTGCTGGAGAATTATGGAGGTAATGTGTCAGGCTCTAACATTTACCTTGGCTTATCATAAGTCTGGTGTGATGGGAAAAGGGGTACCTCAAATTAATAATGGAAAACTGTGTTGTGAATGCTTCTTCAGGGCACGATTTCTAAAGCCATGCAGTATCTGCCTCTTGAACAGCAAAGTGTGTTAGGATTCTCAGTGTGGACAGGAAGTTCTAACCTTAACTCTTTCAACAGCTGGTTTGGTGGTTAGTTTGTTTATTTTGGTGTTGTTTGTTTGTAGGTTTTTTTACTGTCATATTTAATAGAACAGAAGGAGTAGTTGCCTAGTAACTGTCATGGGATCAATTGATCACGGTTGGGTGGCTTGAGCTCCCCAATTCCTTGCCAAGTGTAAAGCACAGCTGATGTTTTGGCACTTGTCTGCATGGGACTAATGGACTAAGGCTAATTCTCTAATTTACTAGAATTACTGATGAGTAGTGCTAACAGAGGAAGTATTTAATGTTTAAGTTGGCCTTTGACTGCAAAAATACCCTAAAAATTTGCAGCCCTTGGTTCTGGAAAGCCTATGTTTTAAAAATTCTTGGCGGTGCTCTGCTTGCACTGTCTCTGattatttattaatatattttcaGTAACTCCCCTTATTCCCTCAATTGTAGCTTCAGACAGGCCTGGAAACCAACAGACTACTGATTCAAGCAGCATCACCACTGCTTTCTCCAAAAGTAAGACAACCCAGGAAAAAAGCTAAGCAGCCAGAGAAGGTAAGATATGGGGAAGAGAAGGGCAATTACTGAGGAGTTAAATAAGGTTGTGTGCATGTGATCAGGGAGCTGATTGCCTCTTTTACTACAAAGTAAAGGGAAAGGGTTTTGGCTGTATTATAATTTTTGCTAAatactttctcttctttctttccagAAATGCTTTGTCAGACATTCCACTGTGCAGCCCCATTACAGGTTGTGTCTGAATGATGTACCCTTTGTGGCTGGGAAGGTGAGCTGATTAATTCCAAAGCTTAGAGCCCAGTAGGTGCAGCTCCTTAAGGGACTTTGGGTTGGTGCACTTCTGACACCCAGTGGTCAGATCACTTAATTTTCTTTGACACTTTTCATACAGATTGTCTTTGAAATACTTGTTGGATATTGACAACTAGCTGAGCTGGTATTACCAAAAATAGGCCTGCACTATGCTGCTTGACAAGATGTTCTTGTTACTGCATATTAATTCAAACAAAAATTACATTCTTGTCAGCAAAACAAAAGTGGCACTGCTTTTGAATGCTCTCCAGTATTATCAAGTTGTTGATAATCCTATCTAAAAGaaatctctttcttttcctttcagtcTACCAGTCCCAGTCATTCGGTTTGTGCCAATGTGCAGCACGTGCTGCACCTGATGAAACATCACAACAAAGCTTTGTGTAACAGACATGTGGTGAACGATCCTCCAGCCAAACCCACCAGCTCTGGTCATCCTGCCTGCAAAAGCAGAAGGCCATCCCCGACAATGGACTCGTCCTCGTCTCAGGAAGAGCTCTCAGAAGTGTTGATGACTTTACAAGATGAATTTGGACAGATGAGTTTGTGAGTGTGGCATATTTTCTTCTGCAGATTATGAATGCCAGTGTTTCATATTTTTGCCTTGTTGCTTTGAACTTGGAAGGTTTTGCCTGAGAAAGTTCTTAGTTTAGGAAATCTCTAGAATGTAATCTTTGTTTTGCTGGCTGCAGAGGCTGTCAATTGTCCTTGCAGTTAGAGTCTCTGCTACACAGTTTGAACACCAGCCCTGTGCTTATGTGCAGCAGTATTGATGTCAGAAGAGGTGAGGGACAAGTGTGCTCACAGCCCCAGTGCAGTGGACTGTTGTGGTGTGGAGCCAGCCAGCACAGGACCCTGCTGCCACTCACAGCCCCCACACCCGGCCTTCCCCTGTGTTGGGATGGGCAGGATTCACCCCTTACACTGTACCAGTTGCATCCTGCCCAAGCCCCACACTTTCCAGTATGTCCCAGATAACCACCATCACCTTTCCAGCCTTTTGATGTAGGTACACACAGATACCATTCTGTAGTCATGGACTATCCCTTTCCTAGTCCACTGAGTTAATGTAGGCCATGACTTTGGACTCAGCTGTCATAGCAGTCTTTCAGGGCAGGAAAAGGTTGTGGGTGGGTAGCTAATGGCTGAAGTGACTTGGGAGTGCTGGTGGCTGAGACGCTGGACATGGCCCAGCcgtgggcactcccagcccagaaaaccaATCCTGTCCTGGGCTGTATCCaaagccccgtgggcagcagggccagggaggggattctgcccctctgctctgctcagaccccacctgcagggctgtgtccagctctggggaaCCCCTATCCAAGAAGGATGTGGTCCTGCttgagtgagtccagaggaggccagcaAAGACAATCAGAAGGCACCATTCctttgaagacaggctgagagctgggcttgttcagcctggagaagagaaggctccagagagaccTCACTGGGGGCCTTTCAGGGCTCAGAGGATGctacaagagagatggagagagggATTTTTACTAGGGTGTACAGTGTTTGCCTGaggggtaatggctttaaactgaaagagggcagacctagattagatattaggaagaaattctttactgtgaggatggtgaggcactggaacaggttgtccagggaagGTGTAGATTCTTATTCTTGGAAACAtaaaggtcaggttggatggggctctgggtAACCTCCTCTAGTTGAAAATGGCCCTGCCTATGCTAGGGAGTTTGGAACtcaatgatttttaaggtcccttccaacccaaatcattctatcaCCTCTTGTTCTTTGACCTTCAGCAGCACCACATCAGAAGGGTTCTCTTGAGAGACAAGGCAGGGTACACAGATGCTTCATTTCCTTTGTCTCCAAGACAGCTGTGTGGAGAGCCCACCCTTTTGAGTCCTTAAAATGGCCAAGACAGTCTCTGCCAAGGGTGCACAGAGCCTCTGGTCCAGTTACAGTGGGGTGCTTCTGCCAGTCATTttgtcaggctggtttcagcctCCAAGACCATCAGCTGTTGGGATGCCCCTGTCACTCCAGAAATACAAGTGGGTTCTGCCCCTGTACAGCTTGATGGCATTAGGGTGCACTGCACCAGGGTCTGCTAAAGCCTTGTGCTCCTGTGGGGCTGATGTGCCCAGGCCATCTGAGCCACACAGCCCAGTAACCTGGATGTCCCTCTCCTGCACCTGGCTGGAGACAGGGCTCCTCTAGTACTGGTCACAGCATTCTCCATTTCCTGTAAAAAAGAATTagaattcttttccataggatcaGGAATAACATCAGCCCTGCCACTCTGTCTGGGGAGCTGCCCACTGAAGACTTAAGCAGCAACTTCCCTGGAAGAATTCCTGTTTGTGCTTGTTTTTTGCCTGCAATTCACATACCTGTGCCTCTAGGGTTGAGGCAcaggttttccatcccacttgATGTTCTCCCTATGGTCCCAGAGGAGAAACTCGGGATTCCCTGTGGTGTGTACCCTCACTATCCTGTCTTTAGTGCACAAGGAAGCTTTCTCTGCTGTGGTTTGACCAGCAACTCAGTCCCATGAGCTGCTCACTCactgcccccagacacaaatcctGCCCTGATTTGCACCCCCTTCAGCACCATGCTGATCCTAGCACTGGGACCACGCTGGTTTGAGCTGGGGCGGGATACTGCGGGTTCTCCAAGGCTGCTGTAATTAGCCCGGAGCAGCAGGGAAGGTGTGGGACCGGCTCTCCCCTGTGCTTGGCTGCCGAGCCGGGAAGGAGCGAGGTGTAGTTACACGGATTCCCCAGGAGATGGCTCCCGTTCCCGGGCAATGTCATGGCCAGGGATGCCTGGCACCCTGAACCAGCATCGCTACCTGCCACCACTAAACCAATACAACGGTGCCTAGAAAAGATTTGTCTTCACACACTCTGGTCAGACCTGCCATTCACCCCTCATGGGCCACGTTGGGTGCCAGAAAATACTGTCTTGGTTTAACCCTGGCTGGTGGCTAAGCACCATGCAGCTGCTTTCCTGCCCTCTGCtctggtgggatggggagggaaattaggaaaaggaaaaaccCATGGACTGAAACAAGGACAGGTTAGTAACTGAAATAGAGTAAAATGTAATGAAAAAGGGAGAGAGATAAAATCGAAGGTAAAAAAATCACGTGATGCATGGTACAGTTGTTCACCACCTGCTGATGGATGCTCGTCCCCAGCAGCAATTGTCCCCTCGTGGCTAACTCCCCCTGGTTTATAATACTGGGCATGATGTTCTGTGGTATGGAATCACCCTTTGGCCAGTTTGAATCAGCTATCCCAGGTATCTCCCTGTCTCAGCTTGTGCCCCTGCTCCCTAGCATAGCAGGAGACACTGAAAAGCCCTTGGCTTAGGGTAAGTACTGCTGAGCAACAATGAAAACATCAGCGTTATCAACATTATTTTTGTACTGAATCCAAAATGCAGCAATGTAACAGCTACTAAAAATGAAAACTCTATCCTAGCCAAAAGCAGGATCTGGACAAATAGTCCATTAGAGGATAGCTTTGCTGGgtgttttgcttgtcctggttaaCAGAACGTGAATTGTTACTATACTGCACAGCTGCAGTAGGCACAAATACACAAAATATTAACTGAGTGAGTGCTGAGATCAAGCTCTCAAATGGTTGTGTGGTCATTTTGAATATGCATCTTATAGTTGGAAGCTACTTAAGTTATCAGTGTTGCAGCGGCCTGTCACTACAATGTGCTACTGTAATAATGCTGCAAACCAGCAAAACTGTTCTTACTGGTTTGTTATGGTGTGCTGAACATGTCTGGCTGCTGGTGCTATGGTTTCCTGGAAGTGTTGTTTCTGAACTGGGTACACGATATAGAAGCCAGTGGAAACTGATGCAAGCTTGTTCTGTCTGAATTGTGTGCTAGTGATCACCAGCAGCTGTCAAAGCTCATCCTGGAGGCCCCAAATGCTGCAGTGagggaagagctggagaaggagctgGATGCACTAGTGGAAAGGATGGAAGCAAAGGCAGACCAAATCAGCAAAGTTCGGAAGCATCGTTTGCAGGTGAGTTTCTTTTGCCCGTGATCATACTTATGTAGAGTTGCTGACTTAAGTAGGGTTTTTTTATGTTATATCCTAATCTAGCAGCAATTGCATAAAGCAGAAATAACTAGAGTTAATTCTACCTTTGATGTCCCAAAGTTAGTCTGCATACCTCCATCCATCCCAGTATTTTTGCAGAAACATCCTTTCTGTCACCCTTGTGCACACTCTTCACTGTCCTGGACAGGGCTTTTGCATCTGTTCCTACATTGCATTTTACACTGCTCTTGTCTCTTGAACATTGCTGAACAGTTTTCCTTTACTTGGACTAAATTACCTATTTATATTTGGATTTGCATCTTTTAAGACTCAAAATACCTGTTTTGCCTATTTTATAACTTTCAGAATGTTTTGGATTGTGTAGCCTTTTCATTCAAAGCTATAAAACATACTGATTCCCTGTTTTCTTTTGTCTTCATTAATTTTAGTGAATTTCTTCCAAAGAGCTTAACCCCATGTATTTAACCTGGTTCAGTTCATACAAACCACAATTCACCCTCACCTGATGTAACTTATACACAAAACACGTGCTGAGACCTGACATCCGGAATGGACCTGTGAAATGCTTGCTGTTAAAAGCATTACTCACTTCTGATATCCTATGATCTTCAGAGGAACTGCTGCAGAGAAGCAGATGTGCTGTAGTTCACAGCAGTAATGACGCTGCATGTGCTGTTGGCAAAAGTTTTAGGAGCTGGGGTTTAGGAAAATTGTTGCATGCTGTCAGCTAGAAGAAGAGAGcatgaccacctgcagagagggaGCTACAGAAGCCACCTGTGTTGTGGTTTGGGTGTATGAATGTGCCTGAACCTCAGACTGTCCAGTTCCCCTTTCAGTCTTTGCTGGGGAGTACTGAGACTGAGTCACATGCTGTGATGTTACAGAGCTGTGTGTGGGCACCACCTTTTCACCCCAGCAGAGCTCTGGTCTTCTTTCAAACCCACATCTCTGACAGTGACTAGCTATTACAATTACTAGTATGTATGTAAAAAGCTCTTGCTTTCTTTTCTGATCACTGGATGGTAACAGTGATAAATCAACTTTCTTCATCTGCATCTTTTTATGTTACATTCCTGATGGCAATGTTCCCCCATAAGTGAACATGTCAATTTTTAGAGAGGAGGTATATCACTGTAAGCTAAACACAGCTCTAAAGATGCAAATATAACAGTGCTTTGTAAGTAAAGTAAAGTATTTATTGTTCAGTGGGACTTGGAAACAACCATTTGCTTACCTGGGTGAGATACGTGGTGGGATATTTCAGCTGATTGGAAGAATTGCTGAACATAAAACTGAAGATCACTTCTCAATGTTTTTCTTTGGGTTTCTCTTTCAGCTAGAGAGACTTAAGAGAGAATGCAAGCCCAGAAAGACTTCTGCTAAACAAATAAAAGACAGCAGGTTCCCAGTCAGTGAGGTTAAAGTAACAACTACAGTAACCGCGAAAGGAAAGAATGCAGGTCCCATCAAAGTGAAGCCTGGAGAAAAGAGTCGGAAAAATCTTCAGTTGCTGAGAGACATGCAGACCATACAGACTTCTCTACAGAAAGATGATGTCAGCTGGGACTACTGACTCTTCTGCAGGAGATGTTCCTGAAGCATCCTGGCCA
This genomic window contains:
- the CEP57 gene encoding centrosomal protein of 57 kDa, giving the protein MADMAAAGSGYPLTDDLRNTQSSTSATDGLSSASFIEYPKHKPFINSDLQRSSQKPVVPYPESHSRAIFSALRNLQEKIHQLELERFEAEENVKHLSRETANFKKMLSEQMQHKERDKTEVSKKNQELTSQLAAAESRCRLLEKQLDYMRHMIQHAENEKSHLLEKQSSLARDRLLDQSHVQSKLEKLDMLEKEYNRLTAMQSTAEKKMKELEQKLYEEEHARKLVQEKAAELQTGLETNRLLIQAASPLLSPKVRQPRKKAKQPEKKCFVRHSTVQPHYRLCLNDVPFVAGKSTSPSHSVCANVQHVLHLMKHHNKALCNRHVVNDPPAKPTSSGHPACKSRRPSPTMDSSSSQEELSEVLMTLQDEFGQMSFDHQQLSKLILEAPNAAVREELEKELDALVERMEAKADQISKVRKHRLQLERLKRECKPRKTSAKQIKDSRFPVSEVKVTTTVTAKGKNAGPIKVKPGEKSRKNLQLLRDMQTIQTSLQKDDVSWDY